The Prunus persica cultivar Lovell chromosome G8, Prunus_persica_NCBIv2, whole genome shotgun sequence genome includes a region encoding these proteins:
- the LOC18767156 gene encoding basic form of pathogenesis-related protein 1 produces the protein MAFNTKLLLAICCVALVFTLVSANISQAEIDGFLEEHNKARKEVGNKPLKWNTTLAQYAQEYANKRVDDCAMEHSRGRWGENLTSGDGMTGAAGTKYWVTEKEFYDPKSNNVSRGCGHYLATNLIVGCIITRDSP, from the exons atggcgTTCAACACGAAGCTACTTTTGGCCATCTGCTGCGTCGCATTGGTCTTCACTCTTGTCTCTGCAAACATTTCCCAAGCAGAGATCGATGGCTTCCTCGAGGAGCACAACAAGGCTCGTAAAGAGGTTGGCAACAAACCCCTTAAGTGGAACACAACCTTGGCCCAGTATGCCCAAGAATATGCCAACAAAAGAGTTGACGACTGCGCAATGGAGCACTCAAGGGGGCGTTGGGGTGAGAACTTGACCTCGGGCGACGGCATGACTGGCGCAGCTGGCACCAAATATTGGGTCACCGAGAAAGAGTTTTATGACCCCAAGTCCAACAATGTGTCAAGAGGATGTGGTCACTACCTTGCT ACCAATTTGATTGTGGGTTGTATCATAACTAGGGACAGTCCTTAG